In a single window of the Chryseobacterium culicis genome:
- a CDS encoding peptidase domain-containing ABC transporter — MKKKFPFYKQPDTKDCGPTCLRIVSKYYGKSISLQQIRNLSETTREGSSLLGLSDAAENLGFRSMGVQIDFNTLTEEVSFPCIAHWNKNHFVVVYKIDKNDKVYISDPSYGLITYTREEFIKSWIGENANENTEEGIVLILETTPAFFQTEFDAEESKASFTFLSKYLLKYKTLVVQLAIGLLGGSLLSLIFPFLTQSIVDVGIQNQDINFIYVVLLAQIMLFLGRMGIETIRSWILLHLSARINISIISDFFIKLMKLPISFFDTRMTGDIMQRINDHHRIEQLLTSSSLNTLFSLVNLIIFSIVLLFYDYRLFIVYLVGAVLYVGWITFFLKKRKELDYKRFSQVSQEQSKVIELINGMQEIKMHNAEKQKRWDWEFLQVKLFKIRIKSLSLEQWQSVGGNFINQMKDILVSFLSAKLVLSGNLTLGMMLSVQYIIGQLNSPLLQLIDFIKQTQDAKISLERLGEIHDKDDEEDKNEHYVTDLPKKDIEIRDMSFRYIGSDVPVFENLSLTIPYQQTTAIVGASGSGKTTLLKLLMKFYDPDKGEIKIGNTNMKNISPRYWRDHCGVVMQEGYVFNDTIANNIAVGEDHIDKQKLRRAVDIANIKEFIESLPLSYNTKIGNEGVGVSGGQKQRLFIARAVYKAPEYILFDEATSALDANNEKVIMENLEQFFKGKTAVVIAHRLSTVRHADKIIVLDQGKVVEEGSHAELVDLRGEYYRLVRNQLELGS, encoded by the coding sequence TTGAAAAAAAAGTTTCCTTTTTATAAGCAACCAGATACCAAAGACTGCGGCCCTACGTGTCTCAGGATCGTAAGTAAGTATTATGGTAAAAGTATATCCCTGCAACAAATTCGTAACCTTTCCGAAACAACACGTGAAGGAAGCAGCCTTCTTGGACTGAGTGATGCCGCAGAAAACCTTGGATTCCGCTCAATGGGTGTCCAGATTGATTTCAACACCCTCACAGAAGAGGTTTCTTTCCCTTGTATAGCACACTGGAATAAAAACCATTTTGTGGTGGTATACAAAATTGACAAAAACGATAAAGTATATATTTCAGATCCTAGTTATGGATTGATCACTTATACCAGGGAAGAATTCATCAAGTCCTGGATTGGAGAAAATGCCAACGAAAATACAGAAGAAGGAATTGTCCTGATTCTTGAAACTACCCCGGCATTCTTTCAGACAGAATTTGATGCTGAAGAAAGTAAGGCAAGCTTTACATTCCTTTCCAAATATCTTCTTAAGTATAAAACACTTGTTGTACAGCTAGCCATAGGGCTTTTAGGAGGAAGTTTACTTTCTCTGATATTCCCCTTTCTTACCCAGAGTATTGTAGACGTCGGGATACAGAACCAGGATATTAATTTTATCTATGTGGTGTTACTTGCACAGATTATGCTCTTCCTGGGAAGAATGGGAATTGAAACTATCAGAAGCTGGATCCTTCTCCATCTTTCAGCAAGAATTAATATATCAATCATCTCCGATTTCTTTATCAAATTAATGAAGCTTCCTATTAGTTTCTTCGATACAAGAATGACCGGAGATATTATGCAGAGGATTAATGACCACCACAGAATTGAACAGCTTTTAACAAGTTCTTCACTGAATACATTATTCTCATTGGTCAATCTTATTATCTTCAGTATTGTATTATTATTTTATGATTACAGGCTTTTCATTGTTTATCTTGTAGGAGCTGTATTATATGTTGGCTGGATCACTTTCTTCCTGAAAAAGAGAAAAGAACTTGACTATAAGAGATTCTCTCAGGTATCTCAGGAACAGAGTAAAGTAATCGAGCTTATCAACGGTATGCAGGAAATTAAAATGCATAATGCTGAGAAACAAAAAAGATGGGACTGGGAATTTCTTCAGGTAAAACTGTTTAAAATCCGAATAAAATCACTTTCATTAGAGCAATGGCAATCTGTTGGAGGTAACTTTATCAATCAGATGAAAGATATTCTGGTGAGTTTCCTTTCTGCAAAACTCGTTTTAAGTGGAAATCTTACGTTAGGGATGATGCTTTCTGTTCAGTACATCATTGGGCAGCTAAACAGCCCGCTTCTACAGCTTATCGATTTTATCAAGCAGACTCAGGATGCTAAAATTTCCCTTGAAAGACTAGGAGAAATTCACGATAAAGATGACGAAGAAGATAAAAATGAGCATTATGTTACAGATCTTCCTAAAAAAGATATCGAGATCAGAGATATGTCATTCAGATATATTGGGTCTGATGTTCCGGTTTTTGAAAACTTAAGCCTTACCATTCCATATCAGCAGACAACAGCTATTGTAGGAGCCAGCGGAAGCGGAAAAACAACACTGCTGAAACTGTTGATGAAGTTTTATGATCCGGATAAAGGTGAGATCAAAATCGGGAATACCAATATGAAAAATATTTCTCCCAGGTATTGGAGAGATCATTGCGGAGTGGTAATGCAGGAAGGTTACGTATTCAATGATACCATTGCCAATAACATTGCTGTTGGCGAGGATCATATTGACAAACAAAAGCTGAGACGTGCTGTAGACATTGCCAATATCAAAGAATTTATAGAAAGTCTTCCGTTAAGTTATAACACGAAAATCGGAAATGAGGGAGTTGGAGTCAGTGGTGGTCAGAAGCAGAGACTATTTATCGCCAGAGCCGTTTATAAAGCTCCGGAATATATTTTATTTGATGAAGCTACATCTGCACTGGATGCCAATAACGAGAAAGTGATTATGGAAAATCTTGAGCAGTTCTTCAAAGGCAAGACAGCTGTTGTTATTGCCCACAGACTTTCCACAGTAAGACATGCAGATAAAATCATTGTACTGGATCAGGGAAAGGTGGTAGAAGAAGGAAGCCATGCTGAATTGGTAGATTTAAGAGGCGAATATTACAGACTTGTAAGAAACCAGCTTGAACTAGGAAGTTAA
- a CDS encoding thioredoxin domain-containing protein: MIFDKLINHLKLDKQEFIFQFNSHPNYPSALAFSDTLNFMGVKNDAYELDKEYWDELPEEFIAIVENSFSLVKKSGSNYSVYSEKAKTLGKEELYTKSTDFVLLFEKTENAESKLTFNFKPVLYIIFAAVLAYSFMSQTIYEALFNVLSLAGVYISLEIFNQKFGNTSTVIGSICGGGGAAASQTANSCDKIIKQDKTSILGLKFADFSLIYFAGLAVLGLFLPATAYIVKGFTFVSVLAIGYSLYIQAFVEKTFCRVCLLIISILAGQIVISSLFFENLSFSVGTLLLTVILWALVFSAVIYFNTLLEQKETLQKSNAKNLRFKRNYELFKNQMEQNPKIEFQDTETFAVGKRDAKLRISIVSNPYCGFCKDAHKLIEGLLEKYPDTLSLQMRFNYTPDRAPEKYTQLLSDLTHIYHNKPEKEFLHAVEEWFETKDESKINALSGGTVTSENLDPMVEMTNENSNAGLNFTPIFIINGYQFPDKYDREDILFFIDELIEDDEI, encoded by the coding sequence ATGATTTTTGACAAACTAATTAACCATCTAAAACTCGATAAACAGGAATTTATTTTTCAGTTCAACTCCCATCCCAATTACCCATCTGCACTGGCATTCAGTGATACACTGAACTTTATGGGAGTAAAAAATGATGCTTACGAACTTGACAAAGAATATTGGGATGAACTTCCGGAAGAATTTATTGCCATTGTTGAGAATTCATTTTCTCTGGTAAAGAAATCAGGAAGTAATTATTCAGTATATTCAGAAAAAGCAAAGACCTTAGGTAAAGAAGAACTTTATACTAAATCAACAGATTTCGTACTCCTTTTTGAAAAAACTGAAAATGCAGAAAGCAAACTGACCTTTAATTTCAAACCGGTTCTTTACATCATTTTTGCTGCTGTTCTTGCTTATTCTTTTATGAGCCAAACCATTTATGAAGCTCTCTTTAATGTTCTTTCATTAGCAGGCGTTTATATTTCTCTTGAAATTTTCAACCAGAAATTCGGAAATACCTCTACTGTCATCGGAAGTATATGCGGAGGCGGTGGGGCTGCTGCAAGCCAGACAGCCAACTCATGTGATAAAATTATCAAGCAGGATAAAACAAGTATTTTAGGGTTAAAATTTGCAGATTTTTCTCTTATCTATTTTGCAGGACTTGCCGTATTAGGTCTGTTCTTACCTGCCACAGCTTATATCGTAAAAGGATTTACATTCGTTTCTGTACTTGCCATCGGATACTCTCTATACATCCAGGCATTTGTAGAAAAAACATTCTGTAGAGTATGTCTTTTAATTATTTCAATCCTGGCAGGACAAATTGTAATAAGCAGCTTATTTTTCGAGAATCTGTCATTCAGTGTGGGAACGCTTTTATTGACTGTCATTCTGTGGGCTCTTGTATTCTCTGCAGTGATCTATTTTAACACTCTTCTTGAGCAAAAGGAAACCCTTCAAAAATCGAATGCAAAAAACCTTAGATTCAAAAGAAATTATGAGCTGTTCAAAAACCAGATGGAACAGAATCCAAAAATAGAATTTCAGGATACTGAAACTTTTGCTGTTGGAAAAAGAGATGCTAAACTTCGTATCTCTATCGTTTCCAATCCATATTGTGGTTTCTGTAAAGATGCTCATAAACTGATAGAAGGTCTTTTGGAGAAATATCCGGATACTCTTTCTTTGCAGATGAGATTTAATTACACCCCGGACAGAGCTCCTGAAAAATACACACAGCTTCTTTCAGACTTAACTCATATTTACCATAATAAACCCGAAAAAGAATTCTTACATGCGGTAGAAGAATGGTTCGAAACTAAGGATGAAAGCAAAATCAATGCTCTTTCCGGAGGAACTGTAACATCAGAAAACCTTGACCCAATGGTGGAGATGACTAATGAAAACAGTAATGCAGGATTAAACTTTACGCCGATCTTTATCATCAACGGATATCAGTTCCCTGACAAATATGATCGTGAAGATATTTTATTCTTTATTGATGAATTAATAGAGGATGATGAGATATAA
- a CDS encoding signal peptidase: MAFFLFAISLANAAPPQPAIPGGGGNGGNGTGSPASPIDMYVYVLGIVAIGFIVYFTKKYKSVKA; this comes from the coding sequence TTGGCCTTTTTCCTATTTGCTATATCGTTAGCAAATGCCGCTCCGCCACAACCCGCAATCCCAGGAGGAGGAGGAAATGGAGGAAATGGTACCGGGTCGCCTGCCTCACCCATTGATATGTATGTATATGTACTTGGTATTGTAGCAATAGGATTTATTGTTTACTTTACAAAAAAGTACAAGAGCGTAAAAGCATAA
- the clpX gene encoding ATP-dependent Clp protease ATP-binding subunit ClpX, with protein MNSNQCSFCGRKRNEVQMLISGQNGFICENCIEQAHAIVKDGASKAGYSPADSMEELKKPKEIKEFLDQYVIGQDQAKKQLSIAVYNHYKRLLHAQDENREVELEKSNIIMIGETGTGKTLLAKTIARELNVPFCIVDATILTEAGYVGEDVESILSRLLMVADYDVEKAEKGIVFIDEIDKIARKSDNPSITRDVSGEGVQQGLLKLLEGSIVNVPPQGGRKHPDQKYIQVNTQNILFIAGGAFDGIKEIIERRMNKQAIGFSSEKINKTGEDEYILTNINAIDLRTFGLIPELLGRFPIITYLDKLTKETLVRIMKEPKNSIVNQFVELFKMDGTNLVITDGAIEKIVEETIEKGLGARGLRGTTEKVLEDYMFSIGEEKEIVLTEDNVLINR; from the coding sequence ATGAACTCAAACCAATGTTCTTTCTGTGGCAGAAAAAGAAATGAAGTACAGATGCTGATTTCTGGCCAGAATGGTTTTATTTGTGAAAATTGTATAGAGCAGGCACATGCTATCGTAAAAGACGGTGCATCAAAAGCAGGGTATTCACCTGCAGACAGCATGGAGGAGCTTAAAAAACCAAAAGAGATCAAAGAATTCCTGGATCAGTATGTGATTGGTCAGGATCAAGCGAAAAAACAGCTTTCCATTGCTGTATATAACCACTATAAAAGATTGCTTCACGCTCAGGATGAAAACAGAGAAGTAGAGCTTGAAAAGTCGAACATTATCATGATAGGGGAGACAGGAACAGGTAAAACTCTTTTGGCAAAAACAATTGCCAGAGAACTTAATGTTCCTTTCTGTATTGTGGATGCTACTATTTTAACAGAAGCAGGATATGTAGGAGAAGATGTTGAAAGTATTCTTTCAAGACTTCTGATGGTAGCCGATTATGATGTGGAAAAAGCTGAAAAAGGAATTGTTTTCATCGATGAAATTGATAAGATTGCCAGAAAATCAGATAATCCAAGCATCACAAGAGACGTTTCAGGAGAAGGAGTACAGCAAGGATTATTAAAACTGCTGGAAGGAAGTATCGTAAATGTTCCGCCACAAGGAGGAAGAAAACATCCGGATCAGAAATATATCCAGGTCAATACCCAGAACATCCTGTTTATTGCAGGAGGAGCTTTTGACGGGATCAAAGAGATCATCGAAAGAAGAATGAACAAGCAGGCAATCGGTTTCAGCTCTGAAAAAATTAATAAAACTGGCGAAGACGAATATATATTAACAAATATTAATGCAATTGATCTTCGTACTTTCGGATTAATTCCGGAACTTTTAGGAAGATTTCCAATCATCACTTACCTTGATAAACTCACGAAAGAGACGTTGGTAAGAATCATGAAGGAGCCTAAAAATTCTATTGTGAATCAATTTGTGGAACTTTTTAAAATGGATGGCACAAATTTGGTAATCACAGACGGAGCAATTGAAAAAATCGTAGAGGAAACTATTGAAAAAGGATTAGGGGCAAGAGGGCTTAGAGGAACCACCGAAAAAGTTCTAGAAGACTATATGTTTTCAATAGGAGAGGAGAAAGAGATCGTCTTAACCGAAGATAATGTTTTGATTAATAGATAA
- a CDS encoding T9SS type A sorting domain-containing protein: MRKSLFAIGLLAISYSVQAQILCHVDTNANMYVSEGTLVYSGGGVQTKGNGLLDVHGNIMVVGSGTDLLKTIDAGGADKTDGGNIILRLNTPASFATSTYGQLYIDGLSQSNITGIVTKEYRTTSNGSGNYFQQVALPFFGKALSSLSTEVGKTFNTGRYSNPILKWDNGNAVSAHFTNLASTTADGSGYYMLKVSNNDWNPSTPSGAATVFNINGKPYAPLAGTASLQNAGKSNLGASNVVFGNGGNAVNSYNEKYNTYLDDSFEFTTTPWAGTFGQNFYQFGNPFLTNLDLSNIGYTESVTGSDGNAVKNIWGIEYNPGTIVTLPGGSTYATGAQVVTYVTTGDGVAPAVGDVNLDKMVIKPMQSFKIKLRDNSAQTLDFNTLRRFKSTARTAGTPNGVNAARMAGKNTANTVKQLGVIGLDASGNEISRTYYVVSPSFTTGHQVSTATTVQASAGTRIIGTYEEALNGGYDNNYTNYWLYINEANESNFKGKNVKLVNYKLDQVKSYKFEIRENAELIPAGAHQLSSGIGFYYKAENGNLVQAKQGDVVPVTNEEANLYYGEPSNITLGIDKTAVAASRTLVVYDPSVTNYIVRFDPKWKKADIQVYDMSGKLVISKKAVDASRDFVIELDGSVRNSYVVKIVSDKGETVNTKILK, encoded by the coding sequence ATGAGAAAAAGTTTATTTGCTATAGGTCTTTTAGCAATTAGTTATTCTGTTCAGGCGCAGATACTATGTCATGTTGACACTAATGCTAATATGTATGTGAGCGAAGGCACCCTAGTTTATAGTGGTGGAGGTGTACAAACAAAAGGTAATGGCCTTTTGGACGTACATGGAAATATCATGGTTGTAGGATCTGGTACTGATCTCTTAAAAACAATTGATGCCGGTGGTGCTGATAAGACTGACGGTGGAAATATCATCTTAAGACTTAATACCCCTGCTTCTTTTGCTACTTCCACGTATGGCCAGTTGTACATCGATGGACTATCCCAGTCCAACATTACAGGTATTGTAACCAAAGAATACCGAACTACAAGTAATGGTAGTGGTAATTATTTCCAGCAAGTCGCTTTACCTTTCTTTGGTAAAGCATTAAGCTCATTATCTACTGAAGTTGGTAAGACTTTCAATACGGGTAGATATAGTAATCCAATTCTAAAGTGGGATAATGGTAACGCAGTTTCTGCGCATTTTACAAATTTAGCATCTACTACTGCTGATGGTTCAGGGTACTATATGCTGAAAGTTTCCAATAATGACTGGAATCCAAGTACACCTTCAGGTGCAGCAACAGTTTTCAATATTAATGGAAAACCATATGCTCCTTTAGCTGGAACCGCATCATTACAGAATGCAGGAAAATCTAATTTAGGAGCTTCCAATGTAGTATTCGGAAATGGTGGTAATGCTGTGAACTCTTACAACGAAAAGTATAACACGTATCTTGATGATAGTTTTGAGTTTACTACAACCCCATGGGCTGGAACATTCGGTCAAAACTTCTACCAATTTGGAAATCCTTTCCTTACCAATTTAGATTTATCTAATATCGGATATACTGAAAGTGTTACCGGATCAGACGGAAATGCAGTGAAAAATATCTGGGGTATTGAATATAACCCAGGTACAATTGTTACACTTCCTGGAGGTTCTACTTACGCTACAGGTGCTCAGGTTGTTACTTACGTGACTACAGGTGACGGAGTTGCTCCGGCAGTAGGAGACGTAAACTTAGATAAAATGGTGATCAAACCTATGCAGTCGTTTAAAATAAAGTTAAGAGATAATTCAGCTCAGACTTTAGACTTTAATACACTGAGAAGATTCAAATCAACAGCAAGAACAGCAGGTACTCCTAACGGTGTAAATGCAGCTAGAATGGCTGGTAAAAATACAGCCAATACTGTAAAACAGCTTGGAGTAATTGGTCTTGATGCTAGTGGTAACGAGATCTCCAGAACGTATTATGTGGTTTCACCATCATTTACTACAGGACACCAGGTTTCTACAGCTACAACGGTTCAGGCTTCAGCCGGTACCAGAATTATTGGTACTTACGAAGAAGCATTAAATGGTGGGTATGATAATAATTATACTAACTATTGGTTATATATAAACGAAGCTAATGAGAGTAACTTCAAAGGTAAAAATGTTAAGTTAGTTAACTATAAACTTGATCAGGTTAAATCTTATAAATTCGAGATCAGAGAAAATGCAGAACTTATTCCTGCTGGTGCACACCAGTTATCTTCAGGAATTGGTTTCTATTATAAAGCAGAAAATGGAAATTTAGTACAGGCTAAACAAGGAGATGTTGTTCCTGTAACGAATGAGGAAGCTAATTTGTATTACGGTGAACCAAGTAACATTACTTTAGGTATAGATAAAACAGCGGTGGCTGCTTCTAGAACACTGGTAGTGTACGATCCATCCGTTACAAATTACATCGTTAGATTCGATCCAAAATGGAAAAAAGCGGACATTCAAGTTTATGATATGAGCGGTAAACTGGTAATCTCTAAAAAAGCGGTTGATGCATCCAGAGATTTTGTAATCGAGCTTGATGGCTCAGTTAGAAATTCATATGTTGTAAAAATCGTTTCTGATAAGGGAGAAACTGTTAACACTAAAATCTTAAAATAA
- a CDS encoding HlyD family secretion protein — translation MKEDVLDNIELRSESVQDILTQPPHWMIRWGNTLIFIILLLILLMSYIIKYPEFVPAPIIVTSQNPPEKIEARTSSKIEKIFIKDHQEVKKNDVLMVMQSTANYKDILELKNLVDSITPDKLYTFPIAQASRFKLGELQGEYNSFAKAFQDEALFTRLQPYAPENLAANQSISEYKIRIATLKQQKNLESIKYDLTKKNFSRSQELFNQGVISAMELENEKIKYLQAQQNLENIKISISQMDEGVSNLNKTKSGTAINTEKDRITYSSQTLQLLEQLRKSLKQWELNYLVISSTDGVASFQQFFGENQFVKVGEPIISILPKNKEQLVGRMSVPTTNSGKITPGEKVLIKLDNYRFQEYGIIEGKVQNISLIPDEKGNYYVDVILPKGLKTSYNKTLTFDKELRGSAEIVTQDLRLIERFFYQIRKLLGYQV, via the coding sequence ATGAAAGAAGACGTTTTAGACAATATAGAACTCCGCTCTGAGAGCGTACAGGATATTCTTACCCAGCCGCCACATTGGATGATCCGCTGGGGAAATACCCTTATATTTATTATCCTCCTGCTTATTCTCTTAATGAGCTACATCATCAAATATCCGGAATTCGTACCGGCACCTATTATTGTAACTTCTCAGAATCCGCCGGAGAAAATAGAAGCGAGAACCAGTTCCAAAATTGAAAAAATATTCATAAAAGATCATCAGGAAGTTAAAAAGAATGATGTTCTGATGGTGATGCAGTCAACTGCGAACTACAAGGATATTTTAGAATTGAAAAACCTGGTAGACTCCATTACACCTGATAAATTATATACCTTCCCTATTGCTCAGGCATCTAGATTCAAACTGGGAGAATTACAAGGGGAATATAACAGCTTTGCGAAAGCATTTCAGGATGAAGCACTTTTTACCAGACTCCAACCTTATGCTCCTGAAAACCTTGCTGCCAATCAGAGTATTTCTGAATATAAAATAAGAATTGCAACGTTAAAACAGCAGAAAAACCTGGAGTCCATAAAATATGATCTGACTAAGAAAAACTTCAGCAGATCACAGGAACTATTCAACCAAGGAGTGATCTCAGCGATGGAACTTGAAAACGAGAAGATCAAATATCTTCAGGCCCAGCAAAACCTTGAGAATATTAAAATCTCCATATCACAAATGGATGAAGGAGTTTCCAATCTGAATAAAACCAAAAGCGGAACTGCTATTAATACAGAAAAAGATAGAATTACCTATTCTTCACAAACCTTACAGCTTCTTGAACAGCTGCGAAAATCGTTAAAACAATGGGAGCTGAACTATCTTGTGATTTCATCCACTGACGGCGTTGCCAGTTTCCAACAGTTTTTTGGCGAGAATCAGTTTGTAAAAGTAGGTGAACCCATCATTTCTATTCTTCCTAAAAATAAAGAACAGTTAGTGGGCAGAATGTCTGTTCCTACAACGAACTCAGGAAAAATTACCCCAGGTGAGAAAGTATTAATAAAACTAGACAACTACCGATTCCAGGAATATGGTATCATCGAAGGAAAGGTGCAGAACATATCTCTGATTCCTGATGAAAAAGGAAATTATTATGTAGATGTGATTTTACCAAAAGGATTAAAAACAAGCTACAACAAAACGCTTACCTTCGATAAAGAGCTTAGAGGAAGTGCAGAGATTGTAACACAGGATCTGCGACTGATTGAAAGATTCTTTTATCAGATCAGAAAGCTATTGGGATATCAGGTATGA
- a CDS encoding DUF3810 domain-containing protein has product MISFFENFFEFQKRAHQLLFSWAPFSVGDLIYIILAAFLLYYLITLFKKQRRNNSMIKILIIMNVFYFIYQVFWGMLYFQTPIIQKLSSQEEPNVNKAKKLALIYLEKCRQTRQSVHEDNKGIFIITDLTSIQKEILNQQTKLPSYISDKRAPQILDIKPSLFKNVMNFTGILGYYNPFTAEAQYNSELPHTFIPFTTAHESSHQLGFAREQEANFVGYLIGIHSGNPELKYSTELFTLKSLLRFIAEEDPEFVKNVLHHYSPAMKRDRAYEKSFIFRHQGWLDDFFGFTNNLFLKSNQQEGSVTYSYFIDLLLNYEKI; this is encoded by the coding sequence ATGATTTCTTTTTTTGAAAACTTTTTTGAATTTCAGAAAAGAGCTCACCAGTTGCTGTTCAGCTGGGCTCCGTTTTCTGTTGGAGATTTGATTTATATTATTCTGGCAGCTTTTCTTTTATATTATCTCATCACTTTATTCAAAAAGCAACGAAGAAATAATTCGATGATAAAGATACTGATCATCATGAATGTGTTTTATTTCATTTATCAGGTATTTTGGGGGATGTTGTATTTCCAGACTCCTATTATTCAAAAACTTTCAAGCCAGGAAGAACCCAATGTGAATAAGGCAAAAAAACTGGCTCTTATCTATCTTGAAAAATGCAGGCAAACCCGACAGTCTGTTCATGAGGACAATAAGGGCATTTTTATCATCACTGACCTAACTTCTATACAAAAGGAAATCCTGAATCAGCAGACAAAATTACCTTCTTATATTTCGGATAAAAGAGCTCCTCAGATACTGGATATCAAACCCAGTTTATTCAAGAATGTAATGAATTTTACAGGTATTCTCGGATACTACAATCCCTTTACCGCAGAAGCTCAGTATAACTCTGAATTACCTCATACTTTTATTCCCTTCACAACTGCCCACGAAAGTTCTCATCAACTGGGCTTCGCAAGAGAGCAGGAGGCTAATTTTGTGGGATATTTGATAGGGATTCATTCCGGTAATCCGGAGTTAAAATACAGTACAGAATTATTCACTTTAAAAAGTCTTTTGAGATTCATTGCAGAGGAAGATCCTGAATTTGTAAAGAATGTTCTCCATCATTATTCTCCAGCAATGAAAAGGGATCGTGCTTATGAAAAAAGCTTCATTTTCCGTCACCAGGGTTGGCTGGATGATTTCTTTGGATTCACCAATAACCTGTTTCTGAAAAGTAATCAGCAGGAAGGTTCAGTAACGTATTCTTACTTTATAGATCTTCTCCTGAATTATGAGAAAATATAA
- a CDS encoding TlpA family protein disulfide reductase yields the protein MKKIYTLSAVLTAFALQAQFTVTIQAPTDFKDQDAILYTLNGSKDIIVTKEQSKNSTWTFKYPSNYMGMMKVYFPGSNNTVSFISENKNVNFKLDIQNNKVKDVIYLDEANNLMSKQQEGSQKKELILPALAQIKEYYKDNTDFGKALKTEIDRLSGGSSSIDAGQHPFIAYYNTNYSKFLSNSPDSVKKVDQEEIVNFLDKSGDMLESSSLLRPVLVAYLNSGGNTNVAASVDKLLDRLKVETPRGQTVLSELIDIFDVYQMEEYKSKYLSLAKNLKCTITDRLASTLKSNANIEMGAVFPNYKFQSPVNTTAKSLHDIKADKKVVVFWSSTCSHCESELPKLLEKYNDLKSKNIQIVGLSLDVDKNSYTKKIAAFPWVNDSELRGWNSSYTDLYNIHATPTYFILDANNKIISKPDHVGDVLEYFKVK from the coding sequence ATGAAAAAGATTTACACGCTATCTGCGGTTTTAACTGCATTTGCTTTGCAGGCTCAATTTACTGTTACCATTCAGGCTCCGACAGATTTTAAAGATCAGGATGCCATTTTATATACATTAAACGGATCAAAAGATATTATTGTTACCAAAGAACAAAGTAAGAATAGTACATGGACTTTTAAATACCCAAGCAATTATATGGGGATGATGAAAGTTTATTTCCCGGGTTCTAACAACACCGTGAGTTTTATTTCTGAAAATAAGAATGTTAATTTTAAACTGGATATTCAGAATAATAAAGTCAAAGATGTTATTTATCTGGATGAGGCAAATAATCTGATGAGTAAACAGCAGGAAGGCTCACAAAAGAAAGAGCTTATTTTGCCGGCTTTAGCACAGATCAAAGAATATTACAAAGACAATACGGATTTTGGAAAAGCTCTGAAAACAGAAATTGACAGACTTTCCGGAGGTTCAAGTTCTATTGATGCTGGCCAACATCCATTTATAGCTTATTATAATACGAATTACAGCAAGTTTCTTTCCAACTCACCTGATTCTGTTAAAAAAGTAGACCAGGAAGAAATAGTAAACTTTCTGGACAAATCCGGAGATATGCTTGAAAGCTCATCTTTATTGAGACCCGTATTGGTAGCTTATCTGAATTCAGGAGGAAATACCAATGTGGCGGCTTCTGTGGATAAATTATTAGACCGTTTAAAAGTAGAGACTCCAAGAGGGCAGACGGTATTATCAGAATTGATTGATATTTTCGATGTATATCAAATGGAAGAATACAAGAGCAAATATCTGTCTCTTGCCAAAAATCTTAAATGCACCATCACTGATAGACTTGCTTCTACATTAAAATCAAATGCGAACATTGAAATGGGAGCTGTTTTTCCTAATTATAAGTTCCAGTCGCCGGTTAACACCACTGCGAAATCATTACACGATATAAAGGCTGATAAGAAGGTAGTTGTATTCTGGTCATCCACATGCTCACACTGTGAAAGTGAACTTCCAAAACTGTTGGAAAAATATAATGATCTTAAATCAAAAAATATTCAGATTGTAGGGCTGTCTTTAGATGTGGATAAGAATTCATATACTAAAAAAATTGCTGCATTTCCTTGGGTGAATGATTCAGAATTGAGAGGTTGGAACAGCAGTTACACTGATTTGTATAATATTCATGCAACTCCGACGTATTTTATTTTAGATGCTAACAATAAGATAATCAGTAAACCAGATCATGTTGGAGATGTTTTGGAATATTTTAAGGTAAAATAA